AGGTGGCATGACTGATCCAGAGCTCCGCCCCATCCCACAGGACCTGCGCGAAGAAGCGGAGCGCCAAGTGCGTTCCGCTTCACCGTCCCTACTCTGGGACGGGTGGCCCGCTTCCACCCTGAGCTACGAACTGCAGGTTCACCGGGCCGAACTGACCGCGCAAAATGAGGAACTTCAACTCACGGTCACGGCGCTGGAGCGCGAACACCGTCTTTAGCACACGCTGTATGAACACGCGCCGACAGCCTGTTTTACCCTCGGCGCCCACGCGCACATCCAGGGCGTCAATCAGGCCGCAGAACACCTGCTCGGCTTTGACCGGAGTCACCTGCTCGACCGGCGCTTCTTGCAGTTTATTGGCCCGGAGCACCGGGCGGAGTTCAGTCGCCTGATTGAGACGTTGCCGCATGCGGTGGCTCACGCCTCCGGGCTGTTCAGCGTGATCCATTCCAGCGGCGGGCGGTTACAGGTGCAGTTGCAGGCCCTGACCCTGCCCGATTCACCACAGGACCAGCCCACCTTCCTGCTGACGCTCACGAACCTGACGCCGCTGCTGGCGGCCCAGGAGGCCATGCAGGCCCTGAACTCCACGCTGGAAGACCGGGCGCGCGAGAGCACGCAGCAGCTCCGGGGGCTGGCAGATCAGTTCAAATATCAGGCGCGGCATGACGCCTTGACCGGCCTGCACAACCGGGCTGCGTTCGAGGAAGATCTGGCGCTGGCATTGGAAGAACTCCATGAGAGGGCAGAAGCGTTCGCGGTGCTGTTTTGCGACATCGACCGGTTTAAACGGATCAACGACAGTCTGGGCCATCCGGCTGGGGATCAGGTGCTCCAAGAACTGGCCCGCCGTCTGCGGACCGTCATCCGGCCCGCCGATCACGTGGCGAGACTGGGCGGCGACGAGTTTGCGGTCCTGCTGCATGGTGTGACAGATCAGGTGCTGGTGTCCCAGACCGTCACCCAGTTGGAAGAGGCGCTCGGGGTCCCGTTCGATGTGAGCGGTCAGGAGTTGTTTATTCAGGTGGGGAGTGGGGTCTTACTGGTCACCGCCGAGTACCACTCTTCAAAAGAGATCCTCAAAGACGTGGATCTGGCGCTGTACCAGGCCAAGCGGGGTGGGTCAGCGGGCACCCGTCTGTTCGAGCCGTCGATGCGGAACGAGTCGCAGGGACATCTGGAACTGGAAGCTGACCTGCGGTACGCCCTGCAGCGCGACGAACTGGTGGTGCACTATCAACCCATTGTGGCCCTGCGAGGTGGGCATCTCCTTGGCGTCGAAGCCCTGATTCGCTGGCGGCATCCGCAGCGGGGCCTGCTGCCAGCGGACGCGTTTGTCCCCCTGGCTGAAGAATTGGGGCTGATCGGGCAGTTCGATGCATGGGTGCTCCAGACTGCGGTGCGGCAACTGGCTGGGTGGCCGGTGGACTGTGCCCTGGACCGCCCACTGTGGCTGAAAGTCAACGTCTCGGCGGCCCATCTGAAGCAGGTCGCCGCCGTCACGGCGCCGCTCAGCAGCTCGTCCCTGCCCGCACCCTGGCAGGTCCTGATCGAAATCACGGAACGGGTACTGACCCATCCGGCGGACACTGACGCTGCCACACTACAAACCTTGCGCGCTGCAGGCGTGGAACTGGTGGTGGACGACTTCGGGATCGGGGCCTCGTCCTTGAGTAGTCTGCACCGCTTTCCCCTGCGAATGGTCAAAATCGACTGCTCATTCGTGGCCTCGCTCGACCAGAATCGGGAGCTGGTCCGGACGATCGGCGTGATCGGACGTTCACTTGGCTTGACCGTGGTAGCGGAAGGCATCGAGATCGAAGTGCAGCGCGCCCACCTGACCCAGCTGGGCCTGACCGTCGGCCAGGGATACCTCTTTGCCCGGCCGCTACCTGCTGAGCAATTGGGCGCACACCTTCACTCGACGTTGAAGTTCCCCTGAGGCATAGGGGAACGAACGTGCGGTAAGTCTGGAGACGCAATAGTGGGTCGGCGCTGTTGGGCTTATTGGTAGTGCGTTGACTGTTTGGAAGCGCACACTGGTCCATGACCAAGGACCGGGTGCTGGCTGATCCGCTGGACGGGTCCTGCGCGGCCTGGACGCATGAGTCGACGCTGGCCGAGATTGAGGCGCAGGCGGGACGGCACTTCGACGCGGTGCTGACCGGGGTGTTTGTGGAACTGCTGGACCGGGAGGAAGGGGCAGCCCGCCGGCCTCGTCTGTTCTGAAGCGCCGTGCCCGGAGGGGCAAGGCTGTGCTGGGTGACAGCCGTGTTCAAGCCATCTGCCGCCGGGTCCACTCTATACCGTCTGCAATGGCTAATCTTTACATTTCAGCCGATGAAAAACGCCCATGATCGTGTGAATGAGTCTGCCCCGACACTACCTCCTGGTGGATGACAACCTGCAAGACCGCATGCTGGCGCAGGAAGCGTTCGAGCTGCTGTGCCCGGCGTGCATCCTGATCTGTGTCGAGAGTGGCGCGGCCGCCCTGGATTTCCTGCAGAGCGGTCTGGTCCAGCCGGATGTGGTGCTGCTGGACCTCAACATGCCAGGCATGAACGGCTTCGAGGTGCTTCAGGAGATGAAGAGGGACGCGAGACTGGTCCGGATTCCCGTGGTGATCCTGACTACGTCTGGTGTCCAGAAGGACATCGAGCAGGCGTACACCCTGCACGCCAGTTCGTACCTCGTGAAGTCCGCCAGCTTTACCAGTTTTCTGCAGCAACTGGAGAGGGTCCTGGAGTACTGGCGAACCAGTCGCACGGCGTCTTCCTCAGCGTAGGCGAGAGGTGACGAGGGCCTGGGCTGAGGGTGACCCGCATTCACTCGGTATCTGGTTGGCCTGAGCAGCCACCGACGCCGGGACAGCCGCGTGTTTCCCATCGAGACCAGCTCCAGCCTGGTGACGCTGAGCGAACATGAACTGGTGCTGGTCATTGACCGGGACATTAGTGATCGCAGGCGCATAAAGGCGAATTGCGGCGTCTGAATAACTGCCTGGCCCACGACGCTCAGCATGACGCCCTGACGGAGCTACCTAACCGCGTCTATGGAGCGCCTCGTCCAGGAACTGATGCGTGTCGAGCGCAATAGCGCGCATCTGGCGGTGATGTTCGTCGATCTCGATGACTTCAAATGCGTGAACGACTCGCTTGGTTACGCCGCCGGAGACGCCGTACTGAGAGAAATCGCCGAGCGGATGCAACGTGCCTTGCGGCCCCGTGAAACGATCGCCCGGGTGGGCGGTGACGAGTTTGTGGTGGTGGCGGCGGATCTGCAGGGCGCGCCGCATGCCGCGCGTGTGGCGAGGCAGGTTCAGGAGGCCGTTATGAGGCCCATCTGCGTGGCGGGTGAAGAAGTGACTGTGGGATGCAGTGTCGGAATCAGCCTGTCATCGCAAGATGGCACGCAGGCAGATGACCTGTTGAGGCTCGCGGACCTGGCCATGTATGAGATCAAGAAAGAAGGCAAGAGTGCCGTGCACTTCTACTCGCCCAACAGACCCAGCCAGACCTGAGGACCACAACAAAATGAGGGTAACCCGGTTTTGCGAAGCAGCCCCGTCTGTTTCCTGAAGTCTTCCTGGACGTCATTGAGAACCGACGTGGCACGCTGTTCGAGACCCTCGGCAGGCAGGCCACGGGATACGGCACCTTCCTGGTCTTTGAGAGGCTCGGGCTGGTGGGCGCGGGGCTGCAGGTGGTGGTCTGGGGGGAGAGGCGCTCCCCCCAGGGACTGATCGCGCCGGGACTGGGACTGACGGCCTGCCCTACGCGCTGATGTGGGCGTGCCAGCAGCCGGGCGTGCTGCTGGGACTGGGGTTTGGCCTGATCAACACGCCATTTCAGATGCTGCTGCATCGACGCGTTCTGGAAGCTTATCTGGGACGCATCTTCAACGTGCTGGGGATGGTGTCGGGTGTTGGGATGCCGCTGAGCCTGCTGCTGGTCTCGCCCGTGCTGGACCGACTTCCGCCGCCGCTGTGGTTCGGGGTGGTGGCGCTGGCCCAGGGTTTAAGCGGGGTGGTCTGGATTTGGGAAGTCCGCATAGAGGGGCATCAGCACACAGTGAAGGCTGATGCGGTGGGATCTTGAGGCTGAGCACTTGGAGCAGGGCGAGTCTAGGGCAAGCCTGGGCCGGGACTTCGGCCTCAGCCGGGAGACCGTCTACCAGTACCTGTAGGACATACCTAATGCATGACTTGTAGGGATACTTCAGGGTGCCACCAAATTTGCAGTCAGGTTGGCGCCGGAAAGCGGGGCAAGGTCACGGGCTGCCCCTCCTGTGCGCGGGCAAGGAAGTCCCTATACCACTGCCCGGACTGCTTCAGGGTTCGCGCCTGGGTCTCAAAGTCCACATACACGATGCCGAAGCGCTTGTCGTACCCTTCTGCCCACTCGAAATTGTCCATCAAAGACCACGCGAAATACCCAGTTACTTTCGCACCGTCTGTAATGGCGTCTCCCAGTGCGGCGAGATGCTGCTGGAAATACCGGGTTCGCGCCTCGTCCTGCACGTTGCCATCGGCGTTCACGGTGTCCGGGTACGACGCGCCGTTTTCGGTGATGTAAATGGCGACCGGGTTGTAATCCTTTTGCAGCCGCAGCATCAAGTCGGTCAGGCTCTGCGGAGCCACCTCCCAGTCAAAGCCGGTGTACTCGCTGCCCTCCACACGCAGCCCCCTGGCCCTCAGCCAGCCGTCGTCGGGGGCGTCTTCCACCACACTGCGAGAATACATGTTGACGCCCAGGAAATCGGACACCACACCGATCAAGTCCAGATCGCCGGGCAGCACCAGCCCCTGTGCCTGCGGGCTGGCGTCGCCCAGCAGTTCCACGAAGTCGCGCGGGTAGCCGCGCCCGAAGACAGGATCCAGATACCAGCGATTGGCAAAGCCATCCTGACGGTGGGCCGCCGCTTTATCCATCTCGCTGTCCGTTGCCGGATATGCCGCTGCCAGATTCAGGGTGATGCCCACCTGTGCGTCTGGCACATTCTTGCGTACCGCCTGCACGCCCAGCCCGTGCGCCAGCAGCAGATGGTGTGACGCGGCGAAACTCTCGGCCAAGTTGGTGTGGCCCGGCGCGTGGATGCCGTTGCCGTAGCCCATGAACGCGGCCACCCAAGGCTCGTTGATGGTGATCCAGTGCTTGACGCGGTCCCCCAGCGCCGTGGTGACAACCTCCGCGTAGTCGCCGAACGCCAGGGCCGTGTCGCGGGCAGGCCAGCCGCCCCTGTCTTGCAAGACCTGTGGCAAGTCCCAGTGGTATAGCGTCAGCCAGGGCGTGATGTCGCGGGCCAGGAGGCCGTCCACCACTCGGCTGTAAAAGTCCAGCCCGGCCTGGTTGGTGGCTCCACGTCCGCCAGGAACGATGCGCGGCCACGCTACGCTGAAGCGGTAAGCGTTGACGCCCAGGCTTTGAATCAGGTCCAGATCACGGTCCAGGCGGTGGTAATGGTCACAGGCCACGTCGCCGTTTTCACCGTTCAGCACTTTGCCCGGCGTGGCGCAGAAGGTGTCCCAGATGCTGGGGCTTCTGCCGTCTTCGTGGGCCGCCCCCTCAATCTGATAGCTGCTGGTGGCGACACCCCAGGTGAAGCGAGGTGGGAAGTTTTTGGGATTGGGCTGGGTCATGGAAACTCCTGGGGAAGAGGTAAATGTTTAGAGGAAAAGGGCAGCAAGGAAAAGACGATCAGCTCATCTACTTCTAGTTCACGCCGGTGGCTTTCATCAGCACGGGCTGCGTCAGCGCAAGCAAGGGGAATACGGTCGTTCTTCTCAGTCCTTGACCGCGCCGCTGGTCAGGCCAGAGATCACCTGGCGGCTGGCGAACAGAAAGATGATCAGCAGCGGAATCACGGTCAGGACCACCATCATCAGCGTTGCGCCCCAGTCGGCGTCGACGTTCGACGCCCCTCCAGTAATGGTTCGCAGCGACAGCGGCAGGGTCATGGTGCTGTCCTCGCTCAGGCGCATGATCAGCGCACCCTTGAAATTGTTCCACGAGCCCACAAAGGTCACGATGCCCAGGGTCGCCAGAATCGGGCGGATGAGCGGCACCACCACTTTCAGGAAGATCCCAAACTCTGTGGCCCCGTCCAGGCGCGCGGCCTCGATCAGCGATTTGGGCAGTGCCGAGACGATGTACTGGCGCATCAAAAAGATGCCGAAGGCGTTCGCCATGCCCGGCACCCACAGCGTTCTGGGCGTGCCGATCCAGTGCAAGACGTTATTCATCACCAGAAAGCTGGGAATATCCATCACCAGCGGCGGAATGAGCATGGTGATCAGGATGAAGCCGAACAGGTACTGCTTGCCCCGGAAGTCGTACATGGCAAAGGCAAAGCCCGCCAGCGAACAGAAGAACAGCGTGGTGACGGTGGACAGTGTGGCG
The sequence above is drawn from the Deinococcus aerolatus genome and encodes:
- a CDS encoding carbohydrate ABC transporter permease, which produces MTTVATPKPPRRQSRLPFGRVGLWLFVGIACFLSVIPFYLMFVWATLPGAQIFTVPPHLWFGDSLVSNFQKMMAATDNYALRQFWNSLYIATLSTVTTLFFCSLAGFAFAMYDFRGKQYLFGFILITMLIPPLVMDIPSFLVMNNVLHWIGTPRTLWVPGMANAFGIFLMRQYIVSALPKSLIEAARLDGATEFGIFLKVVVPLIRPILATLGIVTFVGSWNNFKGALIMRLSEDSTMTLPLSLRTITGGASNVDADWGATLMMVVLTVIPLLIIFLFASRQVISGLTSGAVKD
- a CDS encoding helix-turn-helix domain-containing protein, translating into MRWDLEAEHLEQGESRASLGRDFGLSRETVYQYL
- a CDS encoding MFS transporter; its protein translation is MLLGLGFGLINTPFQMLLHRRVLEAYLGRIFNVLGMVSGVGMPLSLLLVSPVLDRLPPPLWFGVVALAQGLSGVVWIWEVRIEGHQHTVKADAVGS
- a CDS encoding response regulator, which produces MSLPRHYLLVDDNLQDRMLAQEAFELLCPACILICVESGAAALDFLQSGLVQPDVVLLDLNMPGMNGFEVLQEMKRDARLVRIPVVILTTSGVQKDIEQAYTLHASSYLVKSASFTSFLQQLERVLEYWRTSRTASSSA
- a CDS encoding putative bifunctional diguanylate cyclase/phosphodiesterase, encoding MQGVNQAAEHLLGFDRSHLLDRRFLQFIGPEHRAEFSRLIETLPHAVAHASGLFSVIHSSGGRLQVQLQALTLPDSPQDQPTFLLTLTNLTPLLAAQEAMQALNSTLEDRARESTQQLRGLADQFKYQARHDALTGLHNRAAFEEDLALALEELHERAEAFAVLFCDIDRFKRINDSLGHPAGDQVLQELARRLRTVIRPADHVARLGGDEFAVLLHGVTDQVLVSQTVTQLEEALGVPFDVSGQELFIQVGSGVLLVTAEYHSSKEILKDVDLALYQAKRGGSAGTRLFEPSMRNESQGHLELEADLRYALQRDELVVHYQPIVALRGGHLLGVEALIRWRHPQRGLLPADAFVPLAEELGLIGQFDAWVLQTAVRQLAGWPVDCALDRPLWLKVNVSAAHLKQVAAVTAPLSSSSLPAPWQVLIEITERVLTHPADTDAATLQTLRAAGVELVVDDFGIGASSLSSLHRFPLRMVKIDCSFVASLDQNRELVRTIGVIGRSLGLTVVAEGIEIEVQRAHLTQLGLTVGQGYLFARPLPAEQLGAHLHSTLKFP
- a CDS encoding GH1 family beta-glucosidase, with protein sequence MTQPNPKNFPPRFTWGVATSSYQIEGAAHEDGRSPSIWDTFCATPGKVLNGENGDVACDHYHRLDRDLDLIQSLGVNAYRFSVAWPRIVPGGRGATNQAGLDFYSRVVDGLLARDITPWLTLYHWDLPQVLQDRGGWPARDTALAFGDYAEVVTTALGDRVKHWITINEPWVAAFMGYGNGIHAPGHTNLAESFAASHHLLLAHGLGVQAVRKNVPDAQVGITLNLAAAYPATDSEMDKAAAHRQDGFANRWYLDPVFGRGYPRDFVELLGDASPQAQGLVLPGDLDLIGVVSDFLGVNMYSRSVVEDAPDDGWLRARGLRVEGSEYTGFDWEVAPQSLTDLMLRLQKDYNPVAIYITENGASYPDTVNADGNVQDEARTRYFQQHLAALGDAITDGAKVTGYFAWSLMDNFEWAEGYDKRFGIVYVDFETQARTLKQSGQWYRDFLARAQEGQPVTLPRFPAPT
- a CDS encoding GGDEF domain-containing protein, with protein sequence MERLVQELMRVERNSAHLAVMFVDLDDFKCVNDSLGYAAGDAVLREIAERMQRALRPRETIARVGGDEFVVVAADLQGAPHAARVARQVQEAVMRPICVAGEEVTVGCSVGISLSSQDGTQADDLLRLADLAMYEIKKEGKSAVHFYSPNRPSQT